From Pseudomonas alcaligenes, a single genomic window includes:
- a CDS encoding malic enzyme-like NAD(P)-binding protein: MSDLKTAALEYHAQPRPGKLSVELTKPTATARDLSLAYSPGVAEPVREIARDAELAYRYTGKGNLVAVISDGTAILGLGNLGPLASKPVMEGKGVLFKRFAGVDVFDIEVDSESPQAFIDTVKRISITFGGINLEDIKAPECFEIERALIEQCDIPVFHDDQHGTAIVTAAGMLNALEIAGKTLEQAKIVCLGAGAAAISCMKLLVSMGAKVENIFMLDRKGVIHAGRDDLNQYKAVFAHQTDKRSLSDALDGADVFVGLSGANLLSQEDLQRMAADPIVFACSNPDPEIKPELAHAVRSDVIMATGRSDYPNQVNNVLGFPFIFRGALDVRATRINEEMKIAAALALRDLAKLPVPQDVCDAYGGISLSFGREYIIPKPLDGRLITVVADAVAKAAIESGVATLPYPKHYPLKSVDDVFNG, from the coding sequence ATGTCTGATTTGAAAACTGCCGCTCTCGAGTACCACGCCCAGCCCCGTCCGGGAAAACTGAGCGTCGAACTGACCAAGCCCACTGCCACTGCACGCGACCTGTCCCTGGCCTACAGCCCGGGCGTGGCCGAGCCGGTGCGGGAAATTGCCCGCGACGCCGAGCTGGCCTACCGCTACACCGGCAAGGGCAACCTGGTGGCAGTGATTTCCGACGGCACCGCGATTCTCGGCCTGGGTAACCTCGGCCCGCTGGCCTCCAAGCCGGTGATGGAAGGCAAGGGCGTACTGTTCAAGCGTTTCGCCGGTGTCGACGTGTTCGACATCGAAGTCGATTCGGAAAGCCCGCAGGCCTTCATCGACACGGTCAAGCGCATCTCCATCACCTTCGGCGGCATCAACCTCGAAGACATCAAGGCGCCGGAGTGCTTCGAGATCGAGCGCGCCCTGATCGAGCAGTGCGACATTCCGGTATTCCACGATGACCAGCATGGCACCGCCATCGTCACCGCCGCCGGCATGCTCAACGCCCTGGAAATCGCCGGCAAGACCCTGGAGCAGGCCAAGATCGTCTGCCTGGGTGCCGGTGCTGCCGCCATCTCCTGCATGAAGCTGCTGGTCAGCATGGGCGCCAAGGTCGAGAACATCTTCATGCTCGACCGCAAGGGCGTAATCCACGCCGGCCGCGACGACCTCAACCAGTACAAGGCGGTGTTCGCCCACCAGACCGACAAGCGCAGCCTGTCCGACGCCCTCGACGGCGCCGATGTGTTCGTCGGCCTGTCCGGTGCCAACCTGCTGAGCCAGGAAGACCTGCAGCGCATGGCAGCCGACCCGATCGTGTTCGCCTGCTCCAATCCGGATCCGGAAATCAAGCCGGAGCTGGCCCATGCCGTACGTTCCGACGTGATCATGGCCACCGGCCGTTCGGACTACCCGAACCAGGTCAACAACGTGCTGGGCTTCCCCTTCATCTTCCGCGGTGCTCTGGACGTACGTGCCACCCGTATCAACGAAGAAATGAAGATCGCCGCGGCTCTGGCTCTGCGCGACCTGGCCAAGCTGCCGGTGCCGCAGGATGTCTGCGACGCCTACGGCGGCATCTCGCTGAGCTTCGGCCGCGAGTACATCATCCCGAAACCGCTGGATGGTCGTCTGATCACCGTGGTAGCCGATGCCGTGGCCAAGGCCGCGATCGAAAGTGGTGTGGCGACCCTGCCGTATCCCAAGCACTACCCGCTCAAGTCGGTGGACGATGTGTTCAACGGCTGA
- a CDS encoding penicillin-binding protein 1A, with protein sequence MMRLLKFFWWSCVAVFCGLLLSFSGAFLYLSPGLPSVESLRSIQLQIPLRVYSADEKLIAEFGEMRRSPIRFDDIPKDFIRALLAAEDDNFANHYGVDFTSLMRAATQLLSSGHIQTGGSTITMQVAKNFFLTNERSFSRKISEILLALQIERELSKNEILELYVNKIYLGNRAYGIEAAAQVYYGKSIRDVTLGQMAMIAGLPKAPSRFNPLVNPERSKERRDWILGRMLKLGAIDQARYAAAMAEPIDAQHHVQPPELNAPYIAEMARADLVGRYGSEAYTEGFRVTTTVPSELQSAANLALHQGLIEYDQRHGYRGPETRLPGLTREAWLQELAKHKTLGGLEPVIVSQVEKSGILVLTRDGQEKPVAWDSMKWARPFLNTNSLGPRPQQPADVVQIGDLVRIEADAESGAALFRQFPAAQSALVSLDPQTGAIRALVGGFSFEQSNYNRAAQAKRQPGSSFKPFIYSAALDRGYTAASLVNDAPIVFQEAGMEEAWRPKNDNNTFLGPIRLREALYKSRNLVSIRVLQSIGIDYALDYVSRFGFKRDELPRNLSLALGTAGLTPLEIAGGWATFANGGYKVQPYLVERIYDRTGKPLFIANPPRTEASATSVNQQNDALQAEAPNASTIEPIIAEHIVDERTTYILTSMLQDVIKRGTGRRALAMGRADLAGKTGTTNESKDSWFSGYNADYVTTVWTGFDQPESLGRHEYGGTVALPIWMNYMSAALKDKPEHPPAEPAGLLTLRIDPTTGRAASPGAPDAYFELFKSEDSPPPMSELDPSLGLPGSPLPADEAAPIDLF encoded by the coding sequence CTGATGCGCCTGCTGAAGTTTTTCTGGTGGTCTTGTGTCGCCGTTTTTTGTGGTCTGTTGCTCAGTTTCAGCGGCGCGTTTCTCTATCTTAGTCCTGGCCTGCCCTCCGTCGAGTCGCTGCGCAGCATCCAGCTGCAGATCCCGCTGCGGGTCTATAGCGCCGACGAGAAACTGATCGCCGAATTCGGCGAGATGCGTCGCTCCCCCATTCGTTTCGACGACATCCCCAAAGACTTCATCCGCGCCCTGTTGGCCGCCGAAGACGATAACTTCGCCAACCATTATGGCGTCGACTTCACCAGCCTAATGCGCGCTGCCACGCAGTTATTGTCGAGCGGCCATATTCAAACCGGCGGCAGCACCATCACCATGCAGGTGGCGAAGAACTTCTTCCTCACCAACGAGCGCAGTTTCTCGCGCAAGATCAGCGAGATCCTCCTGGCCCTGCAGATCGAGCGCGAGCTGAGCAAGAATGAGATCCTCGAGCTCTACGTCAACAAGATCTATCTCGGCAACCGCGCCTACGGTATCGAGGCCGCTGCCCAGGTGTACTACGGCAAGTCGATTCGCGACGTCACCCTCGGCCAGATGGCCATGATCGCCGGCCTGCCCAAGGCGCCTTCGCGCTTCAACCCGCTGGTCAACCCGGAGCGCAGCAAAGAGCGGCGCGACTGGATCCTCGGTCGCATGCTCAAGCTCGGCGCCATCGATCAGGCTCGCTATGCCGCAGCCATGGCCGAGCCGATCGATGCCCAGCACCATGTGCAGCCGCCGGAGCTCAACGCCCCTTATATCGCCGAAATGGCTCGCGCCGACCTGGTTGGCCGCTACGGCAGCGAGGCCTACACCGAAGGTTTCCGGGTTACCACTACAGTACCGAGCGAACTGCAGAGCGCCGCCAACCTGGCCCTGCACCAGGGCCTGATCGAATACGACCAGCGCCACGGCTACCGTGGCCCGGAAACCCGCCTGCCCGGCCTGACGCGCGAAGCCTGGCTGCAGGAGCTGGCCAAGCACAAGACCCTCGGCGGGCTGGAGCCGGTCATCGTCAGCCAGGTCGAGAAGAGCGGCATCCTGGTACTGACCCGCGACGGCCAGGAAAAACCGGTCGCCTGGGACAGCATGAAATGGGCGCGCCCCTTCCTCAACACCAACAGCCTCGGCCCCCGCCCGCAGCAGCCGGCCGACGTAGTGCAGATCGGCGACTTGGTACGCATCGAGGCCGACGCCGAGAGCGGCGCGGCGCTGTTCCGCCAGTTCCCGGCAGCGCAGAGCGCCCTGGTCTCGCTGGATCCGCAGACCGGCGCCATCCGCGCCCTGGTCGGCGGCTTCTCCTTCGAGCAGAGCAACTACAACCGCGCCGCCCAGGCCAAGCGCCAGCCCGGTTCCAGCTTCAAGCCCTTCATCTATAGTGCCGCCCTCGACCGCGGCTACACCGCCGCCAGCCTGGTCAACGATGCCCCCATCGTGTTCCAGGAAGCCGGCATGGAAGAAGCCTGGCGCCCGAAGAACGACAACAACACCTTCCTCGGCCCGATCCGCCTGCGCGAAGCCCTGTACAAGTCGCGCAACCTGGTGTCGATTCGCGTCCTGCAGAGCATCGGCATCGACTATGCCCTCGACTACGTCAGCCGCTTCGGCTTCAAGCGTGACGAGCTGCCGCGCAACCTGTCGCTGGCTCTCGGCACCGCAGGGCTCACCCCACTGGAGATCGCCGGCGGCTGGGCCACCTTCGCCAATGGCGGCTACAAGGTGCAGCCGTACCTGGTCGAGCGCATCTACGATCGCACCGGTAAACCGCTGTTCATCGCCAACCCGCCACGCACCGAGGCCAGTGCCACCAGCGTCAACCAGCAGAACGACGCCCTGCAGGCCGAGGCACCGAACGCCAGCACCATTGAACCTATCATCGCCGAGCACATAGTCGACGAGCGCACCACCTACATCCTCACCAGCATGCTGCAGGACGTGATCAAGCGCGGTACTGGCCGGCGCGCCCTGGCCATGGGTCGCGCCGACCTGGCCGGCAAGACCGGCACCACCAACGAATCCAAGGACAGCTGGTTCTCCGGCTACAACGCCGATTACGTGACCACTGTGTGGACCGGTTTCGACCAGCCGGAAAGCCTCGGCCGCCACGAATACGGTGGCACCGTGGCCCTGCCGATCTGGATGAACTACATGAGCGCCGCCCTGAAGGACAAGCCCGAGCACCCGCCTGCCGAGCCGGCCGGCCTGCTCACTCTGCGCATCGACCCCACTACCGGCCGCGCCGCCTCGCCCGGCGCCCCCGATGCCTACTTCGAGCTGTTCAAGAGCGAGGACTCGCCGCCGCCGATGAGCGAGCTCGACCCCAGCCTGGGCCTGCCCGGCAGCCCGCTGCCGGCCGACGAGGCAGCGCCGATCGATCTGTTCTGA
- a CDS encoding pilus assembly protein PilM translates to MLGLFNKKANTLLGIDISSTSVKLLELSRSGSRYKVEAYAVEPLPPNAVVEKNIAELEGVGQALSRVLAKAKTGVRSVAVAVAGSAVITKTIEMEAGLNDDELETQLKIEADQYIPYPLEEVAIDFEVQGPSARNPERVEVLLAACRKENVEVREAALALSGLSAKVVDVEAYALERAYDLLQSQLGSGHDELTVAVVDIGATMTTLSVLHNGRTIYTREQLFGGRQLTEEIQRRYGLSVEEAGLAKKQGGLPDDYESEVLQPFKEAVVQQVSRSLQFFFAAGQYNDVDYILLAGGTASIPDLDRLIQQKIGTPTLVANPFADMALGSKVNAGALASDAPSLMIACGLAMRSFD, encoded by the coding sequence GTGCTAGGGCTCTTCAATAAGAAAGCGAATACGCTTCTGGGGATCGACATCAGTTCGACCTCGGTCAAGCTCCTCGAATTGAGTCGCTCGGGAAGCCGCTACAAGGTAGAGGCCTACGCTGTCGAGCCGCTCCCACCTAACGCTGTTGTCGAGAAGAACATTGCTGAGCTGGAGGGGGTCGGTCAGGCGCTTTCCCGTGTGCTGGCCAAGGCCAAGACTGGAGTGCGGTCGGTAGCCGTGGCGGTGGCCGGGTCGGCGGTGATCACCAAGACCATCGAGATGGAGGCGGGGCTCAACGATGACGAGCTGGAGACCCAGCTGAAGATCGAGGCCGACCAGTACATTCCCTATCCGCTTGAAGAAGTGGCCATCGACTTCGAGGTGCAGGGGCCTTCGGCGCGCAACCCGGAACGGGTTGAGGTGCTGCTGGCAGCCTGCCGCAAGGAGAACGTCGAGGTGCGCGAGGCTGCCCTGGCTTTGTCCGGGCTCTCCGCCAAGGTTGTTGATGTCGAGGCCTATGCACTGGAGCGTGCCTACGACCTGCTGCAAAGCCAACTGGGCAGCGGTCATGACGAGCTGACGGTGGCGGTGGTCGATATCGGCGCCACCATGACCACCCTGAGCGTGCTGCACAACGGTCGCACCATCTATACCCGCGAACAGCTCTTCGGTGGCCGTCAGTTGACCGAGGAGATCCAGCGTCGCTACGGGCTGTCGGTCGAAGAAGCGGGCCTGGCTAAGAAGCAGGGCGGCTTGCCGGATGACTACGAAAGCGAAGTGCTACAGCCGTTCAAAGAAGCGGTGGTGCAGCAGGTATCCCGTTCGCTGCAGTTCTTCTTCGCTGCTGGTCAGTACAACGATGTCGACTACATCCTGCTGGCTGGCGGAACCGCTTCGATTCCCGATCTGGATCGCCTGATTCAGCAGAAGATCGGCACTCCCACTCTGGTCGCCAATCCCTTCGCCGACATGGCGCTGGGTAGCAAGGTGAATGCGGGTGCGCTAGCCAGTGATGCGCCGTCCTTGATGATTGCGTGCGGCCTGGCGATGAGGAGTTTCGACTGA
- a CDS encoding PilN domain-containing protein: MARINLLPWREQLREERKQRFLVALGATLLIAGGLVFLGGQYLDGAIAQQTARNDFVRKEIAVLDARIKEISELKQKRQQLLERMKIIQDLQGNRPIIGRIFDQLVRTLPDGVYFTELKRTDKTIAIIGAAESNNRVSSLMRNLDSSDWLASPTLTQVKAVTAGAVDQANVFQLTVQQTQPGEEAEVAASGKAANDKKNPGKSGGKKP; the protein is encoded by the coding sequence ATGGCACGGATAAACCTTCTACCTTGGCGCGAGCAGCTGCGCGAGGAGCGCAAGCAGCGCTTCCTGGTGGCTCTCGGCGCGACCCTGCTGATTGCCGGCGGGCTTGTCTTCCTCGGAGGCCAGTACTTGGACGGGGCCATTGCGCAGCAGACCGCGCGCAATGATTTCGTGCGCAAGGAAATTGCAGTCCTGGATGCGCGGATCAAGGAAATCAGCGAGCTCAAACAGAAGCGTCAGCAACTGCTGGAACGGATGAAGATCATTCAGGATCTGCAGGGTAACCGTCCGATCATCGGGCGTATTTTCGACCAGTTGGTGCGTACGCTGCCGGATGGCGTGTACTTCACCGAGCTCAAACGCACGGACAAGACCATCGCAATCATTGGTGCGGCCGAGTCGAACAATCGTGTTTCCAGCTTGATGCGCAATTTGGATTCCTCCGATTGGCTGGCATCTCCGACCTTGACCCAGGTTAAGGCTGTGACTGCGGGTGCCGTCGATCAAGCGAACGTCTTTCAGTTGACCGTGCAGCAAACTCAGCCAGGTGAGGAAGCAGAGGTTGCGGCAAGTGGTAAGGCTGCCAATGACAAAAAGAACCCAGGCAAAAGCGGCGGTAAAAAGCCATGA
- the pilO gene encoding type 4a pilus biogenesis protein PilO yields MSLAESIEALKKVDLSDLDVNNLGSWPSAVKAIACVLLLAVALGLGYNFYLKDLQGRLEQRRGEEKTLREQFAQKAFQAANLEAYKVQMKEMEESFGTLLRQLPSDTEVPGLLEDITRTGLGSGLEFEEIKLQPEVIQQFYIELPIQISVVGGYHDLATFVSGVASLPRIVTLHNFEIKPAEEGSVSKLRMSVLAKTYRYNDAGLKADVAPQKKGPQKPNKGAKK; encoded by the coding sequence ATGAGTCTTGCTGAATCCATCGAGGCGTTGAAAAAGGTCGATCTTTCCGACCTGGATGTTAATAACCTGGGTTCCTGGCCTTCTGCGGTCAAGGCAATCGCCTGTGTACTGTTGCTGGCTGTTGCTCTGGGGCTTGGTTACAACTTCTATCTGAAAGATCTGCAGGGGCGCCTTGAGCAAAGACGTGGCGAAGAGAAGACTCTTAGGGAGCAGTTTGCCCAAAAAGCTTTTCAGGCTGCGAATCTGGAAGCCTATAAAGTCCAGATGAAAGAGATGGAGGAGTCGTTCGGTACATTGCTGCGCCAATTGCCGAGCGATACCGAAGTTCCAGGGTTGCTTGAAGACATCACCCGTACCGGGCTGGGCAGTGGTCTGGAGTTTGAAGAGATCAAGCTGCAGCCAGAGGTGATACAGCAGTTCTACATCGAACTACCCATCCAGATTTCCGTGGTCGGTGGATATCACGACCTGGCCACGTTCGTCAGTGGCGTGGCCAGTCTGCCGCGCATCGTGACGCTGCATAATTTTGAAATTAAGCCGGCTGAAGAGGGCAGTGTTTCAAAGTTGCGCATGAGTGTTCTGGCTAAGACTTACCGCTACAACGATGCGGGGCTGAAAGCTGATGTTGCGCCACAGAAAAAAGGGCCACAGAAGCCAAACAAGGGGGCTAAAAAGTGA
- a CDS encoding pilus assembly protein PilP, with protein MGGEDFSDLQAYMDEVRARPKGSIEPLPKFQPYEAFTYSAAALRSPFQPPVKIDIARQQKGSKDIKPDETRVRQFLEGFNIETFEMVGTLANDGSVFGLVRGAGGVHRVKIGDYLGRNYGRIVAIDEAKIEVVEIVPDGEGGWLERPRSITLKERS; from the coding sequence ATGGGGGGAGAAGACTTCTCTGATTTGCAGGCCTATATGGATGAGGTTCGCGCACGTCCCAAGGGCTCGATTGAGCCGCTGCCGAAGTTCCAGCCATATGAAGCTTTTACATATAGTGCTGCGGCTCTGCGCAGTCCTTTCCAGCCGCCGGTGAAGATTGATATAGCCAGGCAGCAGAAGGGCTCGAAAGACATCAAGCCGGATGAAACACGTGTTCGCCAGTTCCTTGAGGGTTTCAATATCGAGACTTTCGAGATGGTTGGAACCCTGGCCAATGATGGATCGGTGTTTGGCTTGGTGCGCGGGGCTGGCGGAGTGCATCGAGTGAAGATCGGTGACTACTTGGGGCGCAATTATGGCCGCATCGTAGCCATCGATGAGGCAAAGATTGAGGTTGTCGAAATCGTTCCTGATGGTGAGGGGGGGTGGCTTGAGCGTCCTCGTAGCATCACCCTCAAAGAACGCTCTTAA
- the pilQ gene encoding type IV pilus secretin PilQ has translation MNSSLSRLGVALLAALFAPSLLAANLQTLDVAALPGDKVELKLGFDEPVLSPRGYTIEQPARIALDLPGVTNKLGSKNRELGVGNARSVTVVEAKDRTRLIVNLATLVPYSTRAEGNNLFVVVGDASGARADSQVAVSAQPKPAGAPLSVGRAIGGIDFQRGEQGEGNVVIELSDPSVSPDIQEQGNKIRVDFAKTQLPENLRVKLDVKDFATPVQFVTSSSQADKASVLIEPTGFYDYLAFQTDNKLTISVKPLSQDDVEKRKSERFAYTGEKLSLNFQDIDVRSVLQLIADFTDLNLVASDTVQGNITLRLQNVPWDQALDLVLKTRGLDKRKVGNVLLIAPADEIAARERQELEAKNQIAELAPLRRELIQVNYAKASDIAALFQSVAGIEGDAAKAERGSVTVDDRTNSIIAYQTQERLDELRRIVTQLDIPVRQVMIEARIVEASVGYDKSLGVRWGGASVGDKWTVYGKDGAQAFDDDGNFVLPGTDTVGDYTFDDATTNVPFVDLGASNSTSGIGIGFLTDNVILDLQLTAMEKTGNGEVISQPKVVTSDKETAKILKGTEVPYQESSSSGATSVSFKEAALSLEVTPQITPDNRIIMEVKVNKDEPDYANALNDVPPITKNEVNAKVLVNDGETIVIGGVFSNTQSKAVEKVPFLGDLPFLGRLFRKDTVTDTKNELLVFVTPRIMNNQAIAVSH, from the coding sequence ATGAATAGCTCTCTTTCTCGCCTGGGCGTTGCTCTTCTTGCGGCTTTGTTTGCCCCTTCTCTTCTTGCTGCTAATTTACAAACGCTTGATGTAGCGGCGTTGCCTGGGGATAAGGTTGAACTGAAGCTGGGTTTTGATGAGCCCGTGCTCTCTCCGCGCGGTTATACCATTGAGCAGCCGGCGCGTATTGCGCTGGATTTGCCGGGTGTGACCAATAAGCTGGGCTCCAAGAATCGCGAACTGGGTGTAGGTAATGCGCGTAGCGTAACTGTCGTCGAGGCAAAGGATCGTACTCGCCTGATCGTCAATCTCGCGACGCTGGTTCCGTACAGCACTCGTGCGGAAGGCAATAACCTGTTTGTAGTCGTTGGTGATGCATCTGGGGCTCGAGCTGACTCCCAAGTGGCTGTGAGTGCTCAGCCCAAGCCTGCAGGTGCTCCTCTTTCGGTCGGGCGCGCCATTGGTGGTATCGATTTCCAGCGTGGCGAGCAGGGGGAGGGCAATGTGGTCATCGAGCTCTCCGATCCGTCGGTGAGTCCGGATATCCAGGAGCAAGGCAACAAGATTCGTGTTGATTTTGCCAAGACACAGCTGCCGGAAAACCTGCGCGTAAAACTCGACGTGAAGGACTTCGCTACTCCTGTGCAGTTCGTTACGTCTTCGAGTCAGGCTGATAAGGCCAGCGTCCTAATCGAGCCAACGGGCTTTTACGATTATCTTGCCTTCCAGACTGATAACAAGCTGACGATCAGTGTCAAGCCGCTCAGTCAGGATGATGTCGAGAAGCGCAAGAGTGAGCGTTTTGCATATACCGGTGAGAAGCTTTCTCTCAACTTCCAGGATATCGATGTCCGCTCGGTGCTGCAGCTGATTGCTGACTTCACCGATCTCAACTTGGTGGCCAGCGATACGGTGCAAGGTAACATCACCTTGCGTCTGCAGAATGTGCCGTGGGATCAGGCGCTGGATCTGGTGCTGAAGACCCGCGGCCTCGACAAGCGCAAAGTCGGTAACGTGCTGCTCATTGCTCCGGCCGATGAAATTGCGGCGCGTGAGCGCCAGGAGCTTGAGGCCAAGAACCAGATTGCCGAGCTTGCTCCGCTGCGTCGTGAGCTGATCCAGGTCAACTATGCCAAGGCTTCGGATATTGCTGCGCTCTTCCAGTCCGTTGCCGGTATTGAGGGGGATGCGGCCAAGGCTGAGCGTGGTTCGGTAACTGTTGATGATCGCACCAATAGCATCATTGCCTACCAAACTCAGGAGCGCCTGGATGAGCTGCGGCGCATCGTCACTCAGCTCGATATTCCGGTTCGTCAGGTAATGATCGAGGCGCGCATCGTGGAGGCCTCTGTTGGTTACGACAAGAGCTTGGGCGTGCGCTGGGGTGGGGCTTCTGTTGGAGACAAGTGGACTGTCTATGGCAAGGATGGCGCACAGGCTTTCGATGACGACGGCAACTTCGTTCTGCCGGGCACTGATACCGTTGGCGACTACACCTTCGACGATGCGACAACCAATGTTCCATTTGTCGATCTTGGTGCCAGCAATAGTACTTCAGGTATCGGTATCGGCTTCCTGACCGACAATGTCATTCTCGATTTGCAGCTCACGGCGATGGAGAAGACCGGTAACGGTGAGGTGATTTCGCAGCCGAAAGTCGTGACCTCGGACAAGGAAACCGCCAAGATCCTCAAGGGTACGGAAGTGCCTTATCAGGAGTCGAGCTCCAGTGGTGCTACCTCGGTTTCCTTCAAGGAGGCGGCGCTGTCCCTTGAGGTGACTCCGCAGATTACTCCGGATAACCGCATCATCATGGAGGTTAAGGTCAACAAGGACGAGCCTGACTACGCTAATGCTTTGAACGATGTACCGCCGATTACCAAGAATGAGGTAAACGCCAAGGTATTGGTAAACGATGGCGAGACCATTGTGATCGGTGGAGTGTTCTCCAATACCCAAAGCAAGGCAGTCGAGAAGGTGCCATTCCTTGGCGACCTTCCCTTCCTGGGGCGCCTCTTCCGTAAAGATACGGTTACGGATACCAAGAATGAGCTGCTGGTATTTGTTACCCCGCGGATCATGAACAACCAGGCCATTGCGGTGAGTCATTGA
- the aroK gene encoding shikimate kinase AroK, whose amino-acid sequence MRNLILVGPMGAGKSTIGRLLAKELKLQFKDSDKEIEQRTGADIPWIFDVEGEQGFREREQSMIAELCMLDGVVIATGGGVVLRVENRQALRAGGRVVYLHASVEQQLERTSRDRNRPLLRNAEPEKVLSNLMQIRDPLYREIADVIVETDERPPRMVVQEIIERISELPAR is encoded by the coding sequence GTGAGGAACCTGATTCTGGTTGGCCCGATGGGCGCTGGTAAAAGCACCATCGGGCGTTTGCTGGCGAAAGAGCTGAAGCTGCAGTTCAAGGATTCGGACAAGGAAATCGAGCAGCGTACCGGTGCCGATATTCCCTGGATCTTCGATGTGGAGGGCGAGCAGGGTTTCCGTGAGCGTGAGCAATCGATGATTGCGGAGCTCTGCATGCTCGATGGCGTGGTCATTGCCACCGGTGGTGGCGTGGTGCTGCGTGTCGAGAATCGTCAGGCGCTACGTGCGGGGGGGCGAGTGGTCTACCTGCATGCCTCCGTCGAGCAGCAGCTTGAGCGCACCTCGCGGGATCGCAATCGCCCGCTGTTGCGCAATGCCGAGCCGGAAAAGGTTCTCAGCAATCTGATGCAGATTCGCGATCCGCTATATCGCGAAATTGCCGATGTGATAGTCGAAACCGATGAGCGGCCACCGCGTATGGTGGTGCAAGAGATCATCGAGCGCATCAGCGAGCTTCCTGCCCGTTAA
- the aroB gene encoding 3-dehydroquinate synthase translates to MQTLTVDLGERSYPIYIGVGLLARSDLFKQHLAGRQVAIVTNDKVAPLYLEQLLKTLEGCEVTSVVLPDGESHKNWETLQLIFDGMLVARHDRGTTVIALGGGVVGDMAGFAAACYQRGVAFIQVPTTLLSQVDSSVGGKTGINHPLGKNMIGAFYQPQAVMIDTAVLQTLPARELSAGLAEVIKYGLICDAPFLDWLEANVVAMRELDMTVLAQAIERSCAAKARVVGVDERESGLRAILNLGHTFGHAIETHMGYGVWLHGEAVAAGTAMALEMSVRLGWISEAERDRGLRLLLKAGLPVIPPEEMTPGDFLEHMAVDKKVLGGRLRLVLLKQVGEAVITDKFPHEILEATLRADYRALVAQLGE, encoded by the coding sequence ATGCAGACTCTCACAGTCGATCTGGGCGAGCGTAGTTATCCCATCTATATCGGAGTCGGGCTGCTGGCCCGCTCCGACCTGTTTAAGCAGCATCTGGCCGGGCGCCAGGTGGCGATTGTCACCAACGACAAGGTTGCTCCGCTCTATCTCGAGCAGTTGCTGAAGACGCTTGAGGGCTGCGAAGTCACTTCGGTGGTTCTTCCGGATGGTGAGTCCCATAAGAACTGGGAAACCCTGCAGTTGATCTTCGATGGCATGTTGGTGGCGCGGCATGATCGCGGTACCACGGTCATCGCCCTGGGTGGTGGCGTGGTTGGCGATATGGCGGGCTTTGCTGCGGCCTGTTACCAACGTGGTGTGGCTTTCATTCAGGTGCCGACGACCCTGCTGTCGCAGGTCGACTCCTCGGTGGGTGGCAAGACCGGGATCAACCACCCGCTGGGCAAGAACATGATCGGTGCCTTCTACCAGCCGCAGGCGGTGATGATCGATACGGCGGTGCTGCAGACCTTGCCTGCTCGCGAGTTGTCTGCAGGGCTGGCCGAAGTGATCAAGTACGGACTGATCTGCGATGCCCCTTTCCTCGATTGGCTCGAGGCCAATGTCGTGGCTATGCGCGAGCTGGACATGACGGTGCTGGCGCAGGCCATCGAGCGTTCCTGTGCGGCCAAGGCGAGGGTGGTTGGGGTTGACGAGCGGGAGTCCGGACTGCGGGCGATTCTCAACCTGGGCCATACCTTCGGTCATGCCATCGAAACTCACATGGGCTACGGCGTTTGGCTGCATGGCGAGGCGGTGGCGGCGGGGACGGCCATGGCGCTGGAAATGTCGGTGCGCCTGGGCTGGATTAGCGAAGCCGAGCGTGATCGCGGTTTGCGTCTACTGCTCAAGGCCGGCCTGCCGGTGATCCCGCCCGAGGAAATGACTCCGGGGGATTTTCTCGAGCACATGGCGGTCGATAAGAAGGTACTTGGTGGGCGTCTGCGCCTGGTCCTGCTCAAGCAGGTCGGTGAGGCGGTGATAACGGATAAGTTTCCGCACGAGATCCTCGAAGCCACCTTGCGCGCCGATTACCGCGCGCTTGTGGCACAGCTTGGAGAATAA